Proteins encoded in a region of the Microbacterium neungamense genome:
- the yidC gene encoding membrane protein insertase YidC translates to MGLDLLLASTSTPAPSSGGGFDLFGLILWPLKWVVELILVAWHALLTLMGLPGAAGVTWVLAIVGLVIVVRAAVFPLFVKQIKSQRKMMEIAPELRKVQEKYKGKRDQLSREAMSRETMALYKKHGTTPVSSCLPLLIQMPIFFSLYSVLVDVQKIRDNPDFSGVGLLNNELTQEFYDARLFGSVSLHETLSVAWENQNTLAITILAILVVLMIVSQFITQLQIISKNLSPEAKTGQAYQMQKIMLYVLPLGFIFSGIFFPLGVVVYWFISNLWTMGQQFLVIREMPTPGSEAAKAREERLARKGKAINAQGKVVPIAVYEAEQQRKLEEAERAKAQAPKREQPMSKKRAKKKGGNG, encoded by the coding sequence GTGGGTCTTGACCTTCTGCTCGCAAGCACCTCCACCCCCGCGCCGAGTTCCGGCGGCGGGTTCGATCTGTTCGGCCTGATCCTGTGGCCGCTGAAGTGGGTCGTGGAGCTCATCCTCGTCGCGTGGCACGCGCTGCTGACTCTGATGGGCCTGCCCGGGGCCGCCGGCGTCACCTGGGTGCTGGCGATCGTCGGACTGGTGATCGTGGTGCGCGCAGCGGTGTTCCCGCTGTTCGTGAAGCAGATCAAGAGCCAGCGCAAGATGATGGAAATCGCTCCTGAGCTGCGAAAAGTTCAGGAGAAGTACAAGGGCAAGCGCGATCAGCTCTCTCGCGAGGCGATGAGCCGCGAGACGATGGCGCTGTACAAGAAGCACGGAACGACGCCTGTCTCCAGCTGCCTTCCGCTGCTGATCCAGATGCCGATCTTCTTCTCGCTCTACAGCGTGCTGGTCGACGTGCAGAAGATCCGGGACAACCCCGACTTCAGCGGTGTCGGCCTGCTCAACAACGAGCTGACGCAGGAGTTCTACGACGCGCGCCTGTTCGGCAGCGTGTCCCTGCACGAGACGCTGAGCGTCGCGTGGGAGAACCAGAACACGCTGGCGATCACGATCCTCGCCATCCTGGTGGTGCTGATGATCGTGTCGCAGTTCATCACGCAGCTGCAGATCATCTCGAAGAACCTTTCGCCCGAGGCCAAGACCGGCCAGGCCTACCAGATGCAGAAGATCATGCTCTACGTGCTGCCCCTGGGCTTCATCTTCTCGGGCATCTTCTTCCCGCTCGGCGTGGTCGTGTACTGGTTCATCTCGAACCTGTGGACCATGGGCCAGCAGTTCCTCGTCATCCGCGAGATGCCGACCCCGGGCTCCGAGGCGGCGAAGGCGCGCGAGGAGCGCCTGGCGCGCAAGGGCAAGGCGATCAACGCCCAGGGCAAAGTCGTCCCGATCGCGGTGTACGAGGCGGAGCAGCAGCGCAAGCTCGAGGAGGCCGAGCGGGCCAAGGCGCAGGCGCCGAAGCGCGAGCAGCCGATGAGCAAGAAGCGTGCGAAGAAGAAGGGCGGCAACGGATGA